The genomic DNA TCGATGCGGGTCTGCACGTTGGTCGCGTCGCTGCTCGCGACGTCCGGCTCGGTCATCGCGAACGCCGAGCGGATCTCACCGGACAGCAGCGGCGTCAGCCAGCGCTCCTGCTGGGCGGGGCTGCCGTACTCGTTGAGGACCTCCATGTTGCCCGTGTCGGGCGCCGCGCAGTTCATGGCGGGCGGAGCGATCGCGATGGCGTGCCCCGACATCTCGGCCAGCGGCGCGTACTGCAGGTTCGTCAGGCCGCCGCCGTGCTCACCGGGCAGGAACAGGTTCCACAGCCCCTGCCGCTTCGCCTCGGCCTGCAGCTCCCGCATCACCGGGGTCCGCGACCAGGCCCACCGCTCCCCCGCCGCGTCGAGCTCGGCCAGCTGCGCCGGGAAGGTCTCCCGCGCCGGGTCGACGTGCTCGGCCATGAAGGCCCCCAGCCGATCCCGCAACTCCTCGGTCTGGGCGTCGAACGCGAACTCCATCACCGCTCCTTCAGCGCGGTCAGGCCACCCGCCAGCAGCGGCTCGACGTATTCACCGATCGTCGCGAAGCCCGCCCCGACCGTCTGACCCTTGGTGTGCCGGTAGTGAATGCCCTCGAGGATGACCGCGAGCTTGTAGTAGCCCAGCGCGACGTACCAGCTCAGCCGCGACAGGTCGCGCCCGCTCGCGGCGACGTACGCGCCGAGCTGCTCCGGCATCGTGGGGTAGCCGTCGGCGCGCGAGACGTCCAGCACGAGCCCCCCGCCGCCGCCCCGGAGGAGCGTGGCCAGCTCGTTGTAGACGACGAGCAAGCCCACATCCGTGAGCGGGTCGCCGAGCGTCGCCATCTCCCAGTCGAGCACCGCGGTCACCGTGTCGGTGGCATCGCCAGAGGGATCGACATGGGAATCCACGAGCAGGTTGTCGAGCCGGTAGTCGCCGTGCACGATGGCGCCGGCCTGCCCGCTCGGGATGTCCTGGGACAGCCGCGCGTGCAGCTCGTCGGCCCCGGCCAGGTCGCGGCTGCGGGACCGCTCCAGCTGCTGGCCCCAGCGGCGGACCTGCCGCTCGCAGAAGCCGTCCGGGTGGCCGAAGTCCGCCAACCCCACCGCCGCCGGGTCCACCGCGTGCAGCAGGCCGAGAATGTCGAGCAGGCGCATCCCGATCGCGCGGGTCCGGTCCGGTCCCAGCGGGGACAGTTCGGCGGCACTGCGGTACGGCGTGCCGGCCGCGCGCTCCATCAGGTAGAACGGGGCGCCCAGCACCGCATCGTCTTCGACGAGCAGGTACGTCGTGGGCACGGGCACCGCGGTGTCGGCCAGCGCGGACATGACCCGGTATTCGCGCCCCATGTCGTGCGCCGTGGCCAGGACATGCCCGAGCGGCGGGCGCCGCAGCACCAGCGACCGCTCCGAACCCTCGTGCGCGCCGGTGACGACGTACGTCAGGTTGGACTTCCCCCCCGCGATGAGGCTGGCGGTCAGCTCGCCGGGCAGCACGTCCGGGGCGTGCTCGTCGAGATGCCGGCGCAGCGCCGCGAGGTCGAGGCCGGGCAGGTCGCCGCGCGAGCCGTCGGTGTGCCCCGTCGCGTCGCGCGTCATCACTCGCCGCCGCGCAGCGTGAGACCGCCGTCGATGACGAGGGTCTGGCCGGTAATCCAGGCCGACTCCTCGGCCAGCAGGAACGCGACGGCCCCGCTCACGTCCTGCGGCTCGCCGAGGCGGCGCAGCGGGTACGCCGCGCTGACGGCCTCCTCGCGCCCGGCGTACAGGGCCTTCGCGAAGTCGGTCTTCACCACCCCCGGGGCCACGGCGTTCACCCGCACCCGCGGGGCGAACTCCAGCGCGAACTCCTCGGTGAGGTGCACGACGGCGGCCTTGCTGGCGCCGTACATCGCGATGCCCGGCGCCGGCCGCACCGCACCCAGCGAGGCGATGTTGACGATCGTGCCGCCGTGCTCCGCCATCCACGCCGACCACGCCGCCTGGGTCCAGCCGAGGGTCCCCAGGACGTTGACCTCGAGAAGCTTGCGGGCCGGCGCGTGGTCGAGGGTGGCGAGGGGTCCGTACGCCGGGTTGATGCCGGCGTTGTTGACGAGATGGTCCAGGCGACCCCAGCGGGCGAGCACCTGGGCGACGGTGTCGGCCTGGTGGGCCGGGTCGTCGGCGCGGCCCGCGACGCCGAAGGCCACGTCCGGGCCGCCTAGCTCGGCCACCGCGGCGTCGAGGGTCTCCTGACCGCGGGCCGTAAGGGCGACGCGGGCGCCCTCGGCGACCAGGCGCCGGGCGATGTCGAGCCCGATGCCCCGGCTGGCGCCGGTGACGAGGGCCACGTGGTCGGTGAAACGCTGCATGGCTGTCCTTCTGACCGAGGAATTAGGAAGAGACCAGTTAGTAACTTACTGCGGTAAAGACGGGCGGGTCCGACTTAGGGACCCGCCCGTCACTGAGCTCGAACTAGCGGTTCGTCACAGGCCCAAGTCGCGGCCGATGAGCTCCTTCATGATCTCGTTCGTGCCCGCCCAGATCTTGTGCACGCGGGCGTCCCGCCAGGCGCGGGCCACGCGGTACTCGTTCATGAAGCCGTAGCCACCATGCAGCTGCACGCACTCATCGAGGACCTCGCTCTGCATCTGCGCGGCCCACCACTTCGCCTTCGCGGCATCCACGGCGGTGAGCTTGCCCTCGACGT from Austwickia sp. includes the following:
- a CDS encoding phosphotransferase family protein, giving the protein MTRDATGHTDGSRGDLPGLDLAALRRHLDEHAPDVLPGELTASLIAGGKSNLTYVVTGAHEGSERSLVLRRPPLGHVLATAHDMGREYRVMSALADTAVPVPTTYLLVEDDAVLGAPFYLMERAAGTPYRSAAELSPLGPDRTRAIGMRLLDILGLLHAVDPAAVGLADFGHPDGFCERQVRRWGQQLERSRSRDLAGADELHARLSQDIPSGQAGAIVHGDYRLDNLLVDSHVDPSGDATDTVTAVLDWEMATLGDPLTDVGLLVVYNELATLLRGGGGGLVLDVSRADGYPTMPEQLGAYVAASGRDLSRLSWYVALGYYKLAVILEGIHYRHTKGQTVGAGFATIGEYVEPLLAGGLTALKER
- a CDS encoding SDR family oxidoreductase, translated to MQRFTDHVALVTGASRGIGLDIARRLVAEGARVALTARGQETLDAAVAELGGPDVAFGVAGRADDPAHQADTVAQVLARWGRLDHLVNNAGINPAYGPLATLDHAPARKLLEVNVLGTLGWTQAAWSAWMAEHGGTIVNIASLGAVRPAPGIAMYGASKAAVVHLTEEFALEFAPRVRVNAVAPGVVKTDFAKALYAGREEAVSAAYPLRRLGEPQDVSGAVAFLLAEESAWITGQTLVIDGGLTLRGGE